The Brassica napus cultivar Da-Ae chromosome C7, Da-Ae, whole genome shotgun sequence genome has a segment encoding these proteins:
- the LOC106409183 gene encoding palmitoyl-protein thioesterase 1, protein MEKKRFGLAAAVVFLILVQVSVSVPFIVLHGIAAACSEGKEANFTQLLSNFSGSPGFCLEVGNGELDSWFMPLAKQAEIACEKVKQMKELRQGYNIVGRSQGNLVARGLIEFCDGGPPVYNYVSLAGPHAGISSVPMCGSGLWCEIADELIKSDIYSDFIQDHLAPSGYLKIPTEMKKYLESSKYLPKLNNEIPGQRNSTYKERFASLHNLVLIMFEDDKVIVPKDSSWFGFYPDGDFGPLLTVRETKLFKEDWIGLKPLVDTGKVEFVSIDGAHLRMSNVDIVKYVVPYLQNQSSSEQKRFNRKTKEPLRT, encoded by the exons ATGGAGAAGAAGCGTTTTGGACTTGCGGCTGCGGTTGTATTCTTAATATTGGTTCAAGTCTCTGTATCGGTTCCGTTTATAGTGCTTCATGGAATTGCAGCTGCATGTTCGGAGGGCAAAGAAGCTAACTTCACACAGCTtctctctaacttctctggCTCTCCTGGTTTTTGCCT AGAAGTTGGAAATGGAGAACTCGATTCATGGTTCATGCCACTTGCGAAACAAGCAGAAATAGCGTGTGAGAAAGTGAAGCAAATGAAAGAGTTGCGTCAAGGATACAACATTGTTGGAAGATCTCAG GGGAATCTAGTGGCTAGGGGCTTGATTGAGTTCTGTGATGGTGGACCTCCGGTTTACAACTATGTATCTTTAGCAGGTCCTCATGCTGGAATCTCCTCTGTTCCTATGTGTGGT TCTGGATTATGGTGTGAAATAGCAGATGAGCTGATCAAGTCAGATATTTATAGCGACTTCattcaa GATCATCTTGCTCCTAGTGGTTATCTCAAAATCCCTACC GAAATGAAAAAGTACCTGGAAAGTTCCAAGTATCTACCTAAGCTTAACAATGAGATACCAGGCCAAAGAAACTCCACTTACAAAGAACGTTTCGCCAGCTTACACAACTTGGTTCTTATCATG TTTGAAGACGATAAGGTCATTGTTCCAAAAGATTCATCTTGGTTCGGGTTTTACCCGGATGGTGATTTCGGACCTCTTCTCACCGTTCGAGAGACAAAACTCTTTAAAGAGGACTGGATCGGTCTAAAACCATTGGTTGATACTGGGAAAGTGGAGTTTGTGAGTATAGATGGCGCACACCTAAGAATGTCGAATGTCGATATCGTCAAATACGTTGTGCCGTATCTCCAAAACCAATCTTCTTCCGAGCAAAAAAGATTCAACCGCAAAACCAAGGAGCCTTTGCGTacttaa
- the LOC106407198 gene encoding pentatricopeptide repeat-containing protein At5g47360-like yields MLRHLIRRRVSPSFQSQPSKLSPLRFSTTLSTAERLYNHLQSSMSNLEKELTSSKAKLDASCINEVIRRCQPNQIQLGLRFFIWAGTQSGHRHSPYMYTKACDFLKIRANPDLIRDVVESYKKDEGFVSVKTMRIVLSLCSQAKLADEALWVLRKFPEFELSADTVAYNVVIRLFADKGDLSMGMKLMEEMESIDLSPDVMTYTSLINGFCNAGKVDEAWKLAKGMSEHGCVLNTVTYSRILEGVCKCGEMERALDLLTEMEKEEDGGFISPNAVTYTLVIQAFVEKKRVQEALMVLDRMGERGCSPNRVTASVLIQGVLENGEDVKDLSKLVDKLVKLGGVSLSECFSSATVSLIRLKRWEEAEKMFRLMLVRGIRPDGLACSLVLRELCLLERYHDCFLLYEEIEKVDVVSTIDTDVHSVLLLGLCEQGRSWEAAKLAKSMLDKKMRLKVSQVEKIIQALKKTGDEDLMRRLSTS; encoded by the coding sequence ATGCTACGTCACTTGATCCGTCGTCGGGTCTCTCCCTCATTTCAATCCCAACCCTCAAAGCTCTCACCTTTACGATTCTCCACAACTCTCTCAACCGCCGAGAGATTATACAACCATCTTCAGTCATCCATGAGCAACCTCGAGAAGGAACTCACGTCATCGAAGGCCAAACTCGACGCGTCTTGTATCAACGAGGTAATAAGAAGATGCCAACCAAACCAAATTCAATTGGGTCTTAGGTTTTTCATATGGGCAGGAACTCAGTCCGGACATAGACACAGTCCTTACATGTATACCAAAGCTTGCGACTTTCTTAAAATTAGAGCGAACCCAGATCTCATCAGAGACGTTGTTGAATCATATAAGAAAGATGAAGGCTTTGTTAGTGTTAAGACCATGAGGATCGTTCTGTCTCTTTGTAGCCAAGCGAAGCTCGCTGATGAGGCGTTGTGGGTGTTGCGGAAGTTCCCTGAGTTCGAGTTATCTGCAGACACCGTTGCGTATAATGTGGTGATTAGGTTGTTTGCTGATAAGGGAGATCTGAGTATGGGTATGAAGTTGATGGAAGAGATGGAAAGTATTGATCTTTCTCCAGATGTGATGACTTATACGTCTTTGATCAATGGGTTTTGCAATGCGGGGAAAGTTGATGAAGCTTGGAAGCTGGCTAAGGGGATGAGTGAGCACGGTTGCGTGCTTAACACCGTGACGTATTCGAGGATTCTGGAAGGGGTTTGCAAGTGTGGTGAGATGGAGAGGGCGTTAGATTTGTTGACAGAGATGGAGAAAGAAGAGGATGGTGGGTTTATTAGTCCCAATGCTGTTACTTATACTTTGGTGATTCAAGCGTTTGTTGAGAAGAAGCGGGTTCAAGAGGCGTTGATGGTATTGGATAGAATGGGAGAACGAGGATGCTCGCCGAATCGTGTTACCGCTAGTGTTTTGATCCAAGGGGTTTTGGAGAACGGTGAGGATGTTAAGGATCTTTCGAAGTTGGTCGATAAGTTGGTGAAACTCGGTGGTGTTTCTCTCTCTGAATGTTTTAGTTCTGCTACTGTGTCGCTGATTCGTTTGAAGAGATGGGAAGAGGCGGAGAAGATGTTCCGTTTGATGTTGGTCCGTGGGATTAGACCTGATGGTCTTGCGTGCAGTCTTGTTCTCAGGGAGCTGTGTTTGTTGGAAAGGTATCATGATTGTTTCCTTCTGTATGAAGAGATTGAGAAGGTGGATGTGGTGTCAACGATAGACACGGATGTGCACTCGGTTCTTTTGCTCGGTCTATGCGAACAAGGGCGGTCTTGGGAAGCTGCTAAGCTTGCGAAGTCTATGCTCGATAAGAAAATGAGATTGAAAGTTTCTCAGGTTGAGAAAATCATTCAAGCTTTGAAGAAAACTGGTGATGAAGATCTCATGCGTCGTCTCTCAACGAGTTAA
- the LOC106411392 gene encoding deSI-like protein At4g17486, which produces MRVLGLSSSLCSTEEKEVEEMVGDSSGLTPVYLNVYDLTPVNNYLYWFGLGIFHSGIEAHGFEYGYGAHEYSSSGVFEVEPRNCPGFIFRRSVLLGTTSMSPSDFRSFMEKLSRKYHGDTYHLIAKNCNHFTEEVCLQVTGKPIPGWINRMARVGSFCNCILPESIQLSTVGQPEALEFSDDNDGSEESVASSLSDETDGEGQDHHLITAPNSDIAYLQDRPVRLARELLQEPSDGSPMLRRS; this is translated from the exons ATGCGGGTGCTTGGGTTGAGCTCAAGCTTATGCTCTACTGAGGAGAAGGAGGTTGAAGAGATGGTTGGAGACTCCTCAGGTCTCACACCGGTCTATCTCAACGTGTATGATCTAACACCTGTCAACAATTATCTCTATTGGTTTGGTCTTGGCATCTTTCACTCTGGTATTGAAG CTCATGGTTTCGAATATGGATATGGTGCTCACGAGTATTCGAGCAGCGGCGTGTTTGAGGTTGAACCTAGGAACTGCCCAGGTTTCATCTTTAGGCGTTCAGTTTTACTGGGAACAACAAGCATGTCTCCCTCAGATTTCCGCTCATTCATGGAGAAGCTTTCGAGGAAGTATCACGGGGACACATACCATTTGATTGCCAAGAACTGTAACCATTTCACTGAAGAAGTGTGCTTGCAGGTAACAGGAAAGCCTATTCCCGGATGGATTAATCGGATGGCTCGTGTAG GTTCATTCTGTAACTGTATCCTTCCAGAGAGCATACAGCTCTCAACTGTTGGACAGCCCGAAGCCCTTGAGTTCTCTG ATGATAATGATGGATCAGAAGAATCAGTTGCATCTTCTCTCTCAGACGAGACAGATGGAGAAGGACAAGATCATCATCTCATAACAGCACCAAACAGCGACATTGCATATCTTCAAGACAGACCAGTGCGACTTGCCCGTGAGCTCCTCCAAGAACCAAGCGATGGATCTCCTATGTTGAGACGGTCTTGA